The following DNA comes from Anopheles coustani chromosome 2, idAnoCousDA_361_x.2, whole genome shotgun sequence.
TATGGAGTCTCGCGCTGGGCACGGTGACGGCTACCTTCAAGGGTCACGCCACGTCCCTCACCTCGGTGACGTTCATGATGGACTCGCGACGCATCATCTCGGGCGACCGGGACGGCGCACTGTATGTGTGGATCGCCGACTCGGGCATCATCCTGCAGAACGTCCAGGGTCCGCACAAGTGCCTGTCGGTGACGAACAACATGAAGTTCGCGGTGTGCACCAACGGCGACACCAGCTTGCGCATCTGGTCGCTGACCCGTGAGGACGAGAAGTACACGGTGTCGCACTCGGACGAGATCACCTGCTTCGTCATCACGGCCGACTCGCTGTACGTCATCACCGGGTCGCGCGATATGTCGCTGAAGGTATGGCAGGCGACGGGCGGTAAGTTGGCGCAGGTTCTCGTAGGCCACACGGACGCCGTCACGTGCGTCGCCGTTTCGGTGACGACCAAGAGCCAGGTCATATCCGGCTCCAAAGACTCGAACCTGATCATCTGGGATATCCACACGGGCGAGGAGATTCACACCCTCGCCGGCCATCTTGGGCCGGTTACGTGCGTGAAGGTGTCCGCTGATGGTACAACGGCCGTGTCCGGCAGCGATGACAAGACGCTGATCGTGTGGGAAACGAAGCGGGGACTGGCATTGACCTCCCTCCAGTTGCACGTTCAGTTCACGCGCTTCGACATCAGCCTGGAGTGTTCGCGAATCGTTGTCCAGCTCGTCGACAGCTCGTGCCTGCCTATAATCTGCCTGCACAACTCGCCGGCAAGCTACATGAAGCTGCCTACCTACTCCGCGCCGGCCAGAGACGTGGAGGACTTGCGACCGGCCGGTCCGAAGCGACCCGCACGCCGACTTCTGAAGAAGGAGGTATCGCTGGATACGTACACCTGGCAGAAGAAGTACGCCCATCTGACGTCATCGGTGATGATGGCGCAGGTCGATGAGCGGCTGAAGCGGCGCTTCTCGGTCTCCGCCAGCATGGAGGAGATCTCGAAGCTGGCCGAGTCCAAAACCGTCGAGTCACAGGCCAACCTAGGTCCGGAGCAGGCAGCCCTCGCACAGTCCCAGCACTTCGATCAGCTGGAGGCGTTGTGGAACAAAAGATCACCTCCGAGGCGCAGGATGAACGCAGTAAGTACCGTCAACGTGAGGTCGAAGAGCTGCCCGGCGAAAGATCTGACTATCTCTTAACCATTTTGCAGTCGCTCTCACGTCAGTCTTCGCTGGTGGAGGATCGCATCGACTCCTCGGACGAGGACGAGTTCCAGGAGGAACGTTCAGGTATGTCCCACAAAGTAGCCCTCTGTCACGCCTGGCGCCCTCTTTCGCTTTCGGTAGATGCATGGACCTGTTCTAGTCTGTACTCCTCAACTTCTTCTACCAACACCCAATACAACCAACCGAGCCACCAACAGCTACAGTACCACTACCATCAgtaccagcaccagcatcagCCCGACCTGCTGCGGGAGGTGCTGTTGCTGCGGAAGCAAAACTCGGTGCCGACTGGTGGCAATCCGGGATCCGATCCGTCCGACGAACGCCTAAAACTGTCCTCTACCGAAACCGACCTGCACGCACTGTTCCGCCACTGTACGTTCGGGACACTGAGCTGCCACTCTGGGCGCTCCCGGCATGGCCCGACCTCTGAGGCCGAACAGTACCACGTCCGTCGGCGTAAGTCTCGCTCGATCGATAACCTTGGGTGTGAGGTGACGGTGTTCAACCAGCGGTACCGAACCAATCCGATGTCTAGATCCTGTCTAATGCAGTAGAATGGCACTTCCATCAACGATTGATTCATCGACGCGTTAGGTCAAGGTTTACATATTTCCCTTGTCTCAGTTAACGAGCGGaggattatgaaaaatcaagaTCGGTGAAAAGAGAGTACCTACCAAGTAGCCTACCATGCAACAAGCCAGAAACTGTAGGCATATTTTTGACAGTTATTTTGAATTTGGTTTATCGTTTCACTAATACACTTGTTCAATTGAGGCGTTTCATATATGTTAAGGAAAAATGTTGCACGTGAGAAAGACATGAGTTCGGCCATATCGTGCAAGGAAACCGCATCCATATCCCATGATTGCGCACCAAGGAGCACTTTCGACTACTCGGGATATTATTTTACAACATGATCCATGAGGTCACAACTATTACACTGTGATCCAAAATTTCCGTTGACCTATTTCGGTTAAGAGATGTTTGCAAAGGAGGCCCCTTTATGCAAGAATGTTTGTAAACCATTTTGCAAATAACTGTCAAAATAATGGCGAAGCAAAAAATAGCTTTGCAGTGACATTTCTTTTTACCGATCTTGTGAAAAATCCTTCGGATACTACCGTAGCTGTAAAGAACCAAACAGCTTAATAGACTTCATTCGATTGGAATTAAATACTTTAAGTAATCAAAATATGCTCTTGAAATCAGAAATGTATTGTATATAATGATTTTGTATACTGGTATTTAACTTTAAAACAAGTTATGGTTACTGCAATTCGCTTAATTGGCAAACAAGATTACTTTTTGAAATACTCATTCCCAAAATTAAGTTGCTGGCGAGGTTGCATTTTAACTTCTTTGTGATTGTTAACGATTCGTTATGGTCTTACCTTTGCctctttgtaaaaaataatctcTTTGCTCACCATTGAACATATATCAAGTTCttttcagagtgcttttcctAGCTTTTACTAAATTTCTACAAACTTTTATGCATGCGTAGCACACCTTTTCCACCACTTGTATACCAGTTTGCTTGCATTCTTCTTTAGAGCAACAGTTTTTCTTCACAACATAGCATTGCCGCTTTGCGTAAGTAGTTTATCCTTCTTGCTACTATCTATAGTCGGTAGAGAGTAGTTAATACACAGTTTAGACCAATCTTATTTCTGCCAATACCTGCTTGCTTTtattaacaacaacaataacaacacccTCAGAGCATTACAGCGAGTCCCTTCGCCAACGAAAGATAATATATTATTAAGCCAATTGTGATTCTTGTTCTCTTCCTTGCAGATGTTCTAGCTGATTAAATCGAGCCGTAGAATGAGTGGTAACGTTGATAGAAACAAAAGCAATCCGCagcaaaaatgtaaatttcttCCATCTTCCCCCCCTCCATCTCGAATTAGTGCTAGCCCGGGGCAGGGTAGGATCGAAACATTTTGCCCGAACAGCTTTCCCattgcttttcttttacattCCCGTTGTAGACTGTGTGGCTGCAGCACATTCGATTTTCTcgtaaaaggaaaacccaaaaaCCTTGAGATGGAAATTGGAATTGTTACCCCAGCGCAAAAGCGCCATCTACAAGGATGCTGGAGATACTGCGGTGTACTAAATTAAGCGACCCTCCTTGAAAATATTGTTCCAGTTAGAGCTTGCAAGTCGTCAGAAAGCTTCTCGATTTTTGTATCCTTTACGTTCGGAAATCAAACTTTTTAATCGTTTAACAAAAGCTCATACACCGTGAAAAACTGGCGATGATAGTCAAAAGCCGCGCCGTTCAGTGGAAGCTTTTCCAAATGGATAAAAGCGGCCatatggaatatttccagagCAAAGGATGCTTCGTATGTGGGAAAAACCGTGAACAAGCAAGCAAACCGTTTGCAGAGTGGTCAACACTTCTCAATATGCTTCGTGAAAGCTCCAGCAGTTGAACATTAGTGAGTGTTTATCTTTAAGTATGCAGTGTGAAGCTTCCAAATTTTAAACAGGCGTCGAAACGCGGTTGAAACACCTCATCAAGCATAACGGATAACTTTAATAACATGCAGCATAAGGCGGGAATACAATGAAAAATACTTAGGATAAGCTCCTTACTGATAGCAATACAAGCCGGCTATATTTATAACATAATTGCATAGAGCAGAAAGctcaatatttgttttcgtGCTCGTTTGAGGTAGAGTTAAACGTCCTTTCGTGGCGATAAGTGTCTAACGGTTTTATTGAAAGGAACTGCGGAGGGAGTGCATGTTAAACTACGGCAAAATGACATCGCGAGTCGATGGAGTAGTGTCAACGTGTGGTGTCTAAAGCAACATAATATAAATCCAATCGAGCGTTTTGAGATAGCGAGTAAAAAGTAACCTTCCAGTATaagaaaaaccaccaaacaTGGGTAGTTTTagatatttttcttcaccgGCACTGATCTGAGATACCTTTTAAGAGAGATAGAAGTCTTTGTAGTGTACTGAACCTTTTACTAGCACCGACAATCATGATTGTTTGTTGACCGATTTCTACAAATCGATAACTTTCtgaggcagaagaaaaaaacaaacccgctaaattattatataggagCATCGTTTGTCCCGTTGTATCTTGGCTAGTAAATGAGATGTTTTAGAGCTGTTTAATATTACCGTAGCGTTGGAAGATACACACGATACGCGAACACATTTATCGAAGCAGTGTAGAGAAATTTACTGCATTATTATGTATAACATATTCAATTGAAGAACAGTAACCGAAAAATGTCGTACCAGATTTGTTTACTTGTAGGACTCCAGTCAAGTATCAACACGATGGATAACTTTTCACTAATTTGTGATGGGTAGTTggtgtaataaattaaatcaaattgtAACTGTTTTGCTTAATTGGCGCAATAAgcattttttgtaaattatttataatGATTACCAAACTCCTCGTTATGATTGGAACTTTAAGTTGTTTATTTGTGCAGCAAAACATATTCGTTGTCGAAATTCTTACCATTTGTTGGTCGAGTCATAAGTGATAATTGCATAGAATTTatagtaatttattttctgttaCTTCAGGATCGAAGCGTGATCATTCAGATTGAATAAGAAGAACCGAAGAACTTTAAACAATGTAACCTGTAGTGAAGAATGTCAATCATTTAAAGTGAGatatcataaataaaatacccTCAAAGCTGTGGCAAAGTATGCCTTTTTCAtgagaaacacaaaataacaaaatatccgaaacaaaaacaaaatatgctGGTGAGAAAAATTTATCACAATTTTGAGTTTTTCTGTTAATCCGATATGTGTTCGACAGCTGAAAACACCTTTCTGCCAGTTATGATGTGGTTGGTGATACCTTGCGCAGTATGGTTGCCAAGGGTAAcctagaaacaaaacaaacaaatcgctTGCTTGAAGCTACCATTTATTTTGCCAGTCTTGAGCTAAGTTAGTTGTGTCCACAGTTTCGTGAAAAAGTTACCTTAAAGCTTGTGTAACCTTCTCTATCGACCAAAAAGGGGAAGAATGACCGACCGCTACGTTTACTGCAATGGTCGAGCTCACGAGGCGACGTCTAGTGTGGGAGCTGGTAAACAACCTTCGTCGACGGCTGGTAAATATTCCGATACTTGAACATACAACATTTTCCCACCTCGAACCTTCCAAGCGGTTCGAGGCGGTtgggttgttttcgtttcccgAGAAATATCATCAGCCATTTAACGTGTTTCCAATCCAGCCATGAAGCCGCAAAGTGTCACGAATCGTCACATGAACTGGCTGATACACGCGCTGTACAGCAGGAAGCACTTTGTGCAGTGTGGAAAGTTGATTGATCGCCAGCTGGCCATCTGCTACGACAAGGAGTATCTGTACTACATGAAAGGGTTGCTGCTGCGGGAGGAAAACAACGCCACCGAAGCCACACAGTGTTTCCAACAGGCCATTGCGCTGAACAGGAAGGAACCGGAAAACTACAAGGAGCTTGCCAAAACGCTGTATGTGTCAGGGGACGAGAGATTGGGATGGGGGGAGCAAGGGGAATTTGTCCCCCCGAAGGTGGAATGTTGTCTGCACGGGAATTCGCACCGGTACTGAGATTTTCTATCCCCCACCTTTTGGACAGCTATTCGATGGGAAAGTTCAAGAATGCCCTAGAAGTGTTCCTTAAGGCAGAAACTTTGCTGGAGCGGCCGGACCACGAGATCTACCACCACATCGGCGAGCTGTACTATAAAAACTTTGGCCAGCCGAAGGCCGGCCGGGGCGAGGCGAAGGAATATCTTAAGCAAGCCATCACCTGCGGTAAACACGTGGCCAGCTATAAGATTCTTGCGGAAATCTACATCGAGGAAGGGGATAGCATTAAAGCGATAGAAATGATTGAGAGTTGTTTGCAGTAAGTCTTGAACCATTTCCGTGAATCATTTGCAAGACGTTGCTTAAACATATTCTCCTCTTCCCTCGCTCTTTACCACGATCGATGTGGCTCTGATGACTCAAATAGGTATACTGTATTTAAAAATCAACGAGTATCAGCGAGCCTTCGAGAAGCTGCTCGATGCCACGGCGACCGATTCCAAACACACCAGCGCCCTCCTGGCTCTTGGTTCCATTTTGCAGGTATGTATGTTGGTTTAAATTGTtctttttccaaaacattttcctTAATTGCATAATTATTATTGCTTTTGtgaacatttaatttaaatatttctgcACGGTGGGACAGGCTGTAATCAGCATTGATAAaaaatttgttgattttatttataatactGGATAGAGGAATCAATATTTATGTTCTTGTTTCACATCAACTCCCATTACAAAtcttatttcaagttgatactatattattatatttccTTATTTATTTGATGATTTTATCCTCAATCTTCTTCAGCGTTTGTACACATTCgttatatttttaacatttactTTAATATTTACTGCACTCATAACTTTTAATTTCATCTTAAATACTTAAGTACTTactcaataaaaacttcataaaaagaaaaccaaaaggtAATTTTGGTACCGTTTAATATTGAATAATTATTAATATATTTAGCACTCCACACTTTCAGTCGCAAATTTAGAGGGTCTCATTCGAAGTAGATCCTTCAACTTCCCTCCCAAAACATATGATTACGCGATTGGATATTATTTCCTTTCTAATTTTAAAATCGAATCTAGAAATCAAAGAAGGTAATGTGAGGCACACATGTGAGGTTTTCACAGTCCAACCATGGAACATACTCCAAATTTCCATCACAAAGTAGAATATGTCAGTCATTTTTGTAATGTCTGGGAATGacgatgttttaatttttatctccACAATTGCTgttcaatattttgttttaacactTTTTATAGCATAAACCATCGTGGTAAAATCTTACATAATTTTTGGCATTATTAGTTTTATCCTGTTTTCACCGTTAAATATTATTGTAATGCCGTGGATGTTCATTTTAACTTCAACTTAAACTTAACTtaagtttaaaattaaacttttaaattaaactgttttaaattaactgTCAGTCATCTGCATATTTGCTGGCGATTCCTAAGAAATTCGATCAAGCAAACTGCAGTTGCTCCACGGATTCGAAGATAGATTTTTAAAACCAGACGAGAGCTGAACTTTAATTTCTCATTGCCACTAATAATTGATCAACACTATTCGTTTAACAATTATCTTGTAATAGAGTGCTTCAAAAGAAACCACGATAAACCATATAAGCGATTCTACAGTACATTCATGATCTTGTTACTAAtcatatttaaattcaatttcgcTTTGCACTTGCCAAACTTATTAAATCTTTGACCagtaaggatttttttttcctttccattttcccctcCAGTCCAAAAACGATATCGACGGTGCGTTGAACAAATACAAGAGAATGTCAAACCTCCCGGAGGAGAGCTCCGAGGTGTGGAGCAACATTGGGCTGTGTTTCTTCAAAAAGCAAAAGTTTATTGCAGTAAGTATGCTCCTCCACAGTCTCGCCGCAATACGCTTTACCGTGTGATTGTGCGGCAAGGTTGCTACATTCATGCAAACGTGGTTTGCAATTAATTCCTTGCCTTGCGTCTAGTCTATTAACAGGGCACCGGGGTTCATGTAATCCCTGGCGTTAATTGAAAATTCATAGACCTGTTTCGTACTAATTTCGTACCGATCATCAGCCTTTCTGCCAAACATGATGATGGTAATGATGATGCAATAATTGAAGTAGGTTTAGGCGCTCAAGACCGATTTGTATTCCTTGAACTACAA
Coding sequences within:
- the LOC131264605 gene encoding Bardet-Biedl syndrome 4 protein homolog, producing MTDRYVYCNGRAHEATSSVGAGKQPSSTAAMKPQSVTNRHMNWLIHALYSRKHFVQCGKLIDRQLAICYDKEYLYYMKGLLLREENNATEATQCFQQAIALNRKEPENYKELAKTLYSMGKFKNALEVFLKAETLLERPDHEIYHHIGELYYKNFGQPKAGRGEAKEYLKQAITCGKHVASYKILAEIYIEEGDSIKAIEMIESCLQFTTIDVALMTQIGILYLKINEYQRAFEKLLDATATDSKHTSALLALGSILQSKNDIDGALNKYKRMSNLPEESSEVWSNIGLCFFKKQKFIAGISCLKKAAWISPLNFNALYNLGLVLVTAQQYVSAFQTLAAAISLRPEHAECYMLLGTCLRHLNDPGNAYLSLEKSTMLPDAIKNPLIYLNFALYCYEVGKSDQSVLHLSNFLEMTQHITVHREYLKMAERLNTALAMSARSHNLPVPETQRRPGDPDATEKDHQEADETLAASSEPKSGERRGAEDRSGTDGDLC